A genomic segment from Methanoplanus limicola DSM 2279 encodes:
- a CDS encoding viperin family antiviral radical SAM protein, which yields MSKTASIRSVNWHLISACNYSCKFCFARNLGEKPVPYSEGLEILKRLHEAGMEKINFAGGEPLLHPHIFDYCHEAHDLGMVVSVTTNGSKLTEKLVHENRRHIDWIGLSVDSACEDTEILLGRGRGGHVGHCTEISDAIREAEIRLKINTTVTALSWMENMGNFIRRVNPDRWKVFQMLHIKGENDDAVPWLSITDSQFDYFKNNHKKVILKNSTGPVFEFADMMESSYFMLTPGGKVKTDTGRVITKFQLEAVLHRGVSNYVFEDQYFGRGGVYAW from the coding sequence ATGTCGAAGACAGCATCTATCCGTTCTGTAAACTGGCACCTGATCTCAGCATGCAACTATTCCTGCAAATTCTGTTTTGCAAGGAACCTTGGGGAAAAGCCTGTACCATATTCAGAAGGTCTAGAAATTTTAAAGAGACTGCATGAAGCCGGTATGGAAAAGATAAATTTTGCAGGGGGTGAACCACTGTTACATCCTCACATTTTTGACTATTGTCATGAAGCACATGATCTTGGAATGGTTGTTTCTGTTACAACAAACGGTTCAAAACTGACTGAAAAACTGGTACATGAGAACAGGAGGCATATCGACTGGATTGGCCTGTCTGTTGATTCGGCATGTGAGGATACTGAAATTCTGCTTGGGAGGGGAAGAGGCGGACATGTCGGGCACTGCACTGAAATATCTGATGCAATTAGAGAAGCTGAGATCAGACTGAAGATCAATACAACAGTTACTGCACTAAGTTGGATGGAAAACATGGGGAATTTCATCAGACGGGTAAATCCGGACAGATGGAAGGTATTTCAGATGCTTCATATTAAAGGAGAAAATGATGATGCAGTTCCATGGCTTTCCATAACGGATTCACAGTTTGATTATTTTAAGAACAACCACAAAAAGGTGATTCTTAAAAACAGCACGGGACCGGTTTTTGAATTCGCTGATATGATGGAGAGTTCATATTTTATGCTCACACCAGGAGGAAAGGTCAAGACCGACACCGGTAGGGTTATAACCAAATTCCAGCTTGAGGCCGTTTTACATAGGGGAGTTTCAAATTACGTTTTCGAGGACCAATATTTTGGAAGGGGTGGCGTTTATGCCTGGTAA
- a CDS encoding phospholipase D-like domain-containing protein translates to MKNTKGKKNSENKKVNSKRVFWQKREKSGKMSDIPEKISNLVLIPKQKDEEDSELKKEDFKQSEPGLLIQELINIIGSAQEFICISSFVIGNKKIQDALIEAYQRNVRIYFLTASENYLDKDILSEKDIRSLENHIRFLKEMQGKVLIRSSKEFHLKCILIDPKNRKNRKGYVMTCNLTGAVYKSPDIAVKLTGNQIDVIFHQFLIGFYILATGEIRSDGLGDLANPPKNLPIELPKLKSSKAGIYTTIKNQNQKEAGEYESFKLKDQLIKFIQESDGELKVFAWNFDARNDSVKEILLHLKKERPVKIITNSKSKIKPGLRTLLNSGAEIYGIPFFHAKGVISKNNGKLKAFIMTSNFENAGIDYGFNTGIMINDEGQALKLNYLFDEWCRCSKFKLKEE, encoded by the coding sequence ATGAAGAATACGAAAGGAAAGAAGAATTCAGAAAATAAAAAGGTAAATTCCAAAAGAGTTTTTTGGCAAAAAAGGGAAAAATCAGGTAAAATGTCTGATATTCCTGAGAAAATCTCAAATCTTGTTCTAATACCAAAACAGAAGGATGAGGAAGACTCTGAATTAAAAAAAGAGGATTTTAAACAGTCAGAACCCGGACTTCTAATTCAGGAACTCATTAATATAATTGGTTCTGCTCAGGAATTTATCTGTATTTCCTCCTTTGTTATTGGGAATAAAAAAATTCAGGATGCATTAATTGAGGCCTATCAGAGAAATGTAAGAATATACTTTCTTACAGCATCTGAAAATTACCTTGATAAAGACATACTCAGTGAAAAGGATATAAGGAGTCTTGAAAACCACATTCGATTTCTTAAGGAGATGCAGGGTAAAGTATTGATCCGCTCTTCAAAAGAGTTTCACTTAAAATGCATACTTATTGATCCAAAGAACCGGAAGAATAGGAAAGGCTATGTTATGACCTGCAATCTTACCGGTGCTGTGTACAAGAGTCCCGATATCGCAGTTAAATTAACTGGTAATCAGATAGATGTAATATTTCATCAGTTTCTAATTGGTTTTTATATTCTTGCAACCGGAGAAATAAGAAGTGACGGACTTGGTGATCTTGCAAACCCACCAAAAAATCTTCCAATAGAATTGCCTAAGCTAAAATCTTCAAAAGCGGGAATTTATACGACAATAAAAAATCAAAATCAAAAAGAAGCAGGAGAATATGAAAGTTTTAAGTTAAAAGATCAGCTCATAAAATTCATTCAGGAATCTGATGGCGAATTAAAGGTATTTGCATGGAATTTTGATGCTCGTAATGACTCTGTCAAAGAGATTCTCCTCCATCTTAAAAAAGAAAGACCAGTAAAAATCATAACAAACTCAAAAAGTAAAATCAAACCCGGACTTAGGACTTTACTAAATTCCGGTGCAGAAATTTATGGCATACCCTTTTTCCATGCAAAGGGAGTTATCTCTAAAAATAACGGGAAACTTAAAGCATTTATCATGACTTCAAATTTTGAAAATGCCGGAATAGACTATGGATTCAATACCGGAATAATGATTAATGATGAAGGTCAGGCCTTAAAACTAAATTACCTGTTTGATGAATGGTGCAGATGCTCAAAGTTTAAGCTTAAAGAGGAATAA